GAGAGCTGCTGAAGGTGGTCGAAGCCGACGCGCGAATCATCACGGTAAACTTTATTGCTTCCGACAATGCGCTACGCGTTTTTGCCGAGGAGCTCGAAATTCGCGGCCGCAACGAACTCGTTGCGCAACTGTTGGGCCGTGCGAGCAAGAAGATTCGGCAACAAGGAAACAGCGACATCGGGGCCAACGTTGCCAGCGGGTCTTACCCTACCGATGCAATGATTGTGACTCCCTGCAGCATGGGCACGCTGGCTCGTGTTGCCAATGGGCTCGCCGGAAATCTAATTGAACGCGCCGCCGACGTGTGTCTGAAAGAAAAACGCCCGCTGTTGCTATGTGTTCGAGAGACTCCGCTCAACAAAATTCACATCCGCAACATGTATCGCGCAGCTGACGCTGGAGCCACGATCTATCCTCTGATTCCCACCTTCTACAATCATCCGCAATCGTTCGAAGAGATGGCGCAGCAATTCGCCTACCGAGTGCTTGCACACATTGGATTGCGTCAGGACGACGCGTATGAGTGGCAAACGGAGTAGAGCCATACACTTTCGAGGAGCGCCTTCGCTGATTTGAGGAGTCTAGGAGGACTGAATTGCCCGGTGACTAGGGAGCGGTTAGGCCAGAGTCAAAACGGAGTGCGAAGGAAGCGGAGCGGGTGAACTAAGCGAACCAAGTGCCCTGTCA
This genomic interval from Terriglobales bacterium contains the following:
- a CDS encoding UbiX family flavin prenyltransferase, which translates into the protein MAQVPQNLTIAATGASGALFLRELLKVVEADARIITVNFIASDNALRVFAEELEIRGRNELVAQLLGRASKKIRQQGNSDIGANVASGSYPTDAMIVTPCSMGTLARVANGLAGNLIERAADVCLKEKRPLLLCVRETPLNKIHIRNMYRAADAGATIYPLIPTFYNHPQSFEEMAQQFAYRVLAHIGLRQDDAYEWQTE